In Alteromonas sp. V450, the following proteins share a genomic window:
- the recC gene encoding exodeoxyribonuclease V subunit gamma: protein MLALYPSNKLEHLSFLLTTLLRQQPMGVFTPETILVESPGMQHWVSMQLATEHGVAMNIDYPLPVRFMWNTARTVLGQDKVPKQSPYRREVLTWRIDNILQDGSLMSAEAFEQVNRYWQNAGSEQEQGLQRLQLATALADVYEQYLLYRPDWLFKWEANERAVFDDMEIWQSEIWRILVKEQPLHPARLHQMTLGALEAGHLPTDPSTKLPTRVIVFAINTMAPQLIAFFDALAQHIDIHIFHLNPSVNYWGEAKSSSEQAKLLRLEGLKKWMEEDQSNPLLGNLGKQGRELFNLLTELDTFEISAFDSPDFEETNENADSDNDRGLLEYIHNDILQAAQPKPLTRALREKDDSVTIMCTHSALREVQVLHDHLLHWLSQDKTRTPSDILVMCPAIENYAPFVDAVFHRVGTKALAGRGQVRLPCTIADRSPMDAEPLIAAFMALLQLPDSRFGVSDIMDYLQLDSVQKRFSVSQDDIEQMVVWLKQAHIHWGLNSAHKTAVSEGVDLDDTYSWWWGIRRLLMGMLAPDSEVIVSDLLTIPDVEGQSALTLGKLIDVVALLGEFAQVLTAPRTAAQWSKALISLRDACFMPIKEQQQSWDLIAKVAADLAARCEEAGYEHELTLRQVRDLLLNRFSSPDAGNHFMTGQVTVCSMLPMRSIPFKKVCILGLNDSEFPRKSSPLGLDLMAGAGRQIGDRSRRLEDRYLFLEAIISTRDSLYLSYQGNDVTNNSERQPSLVLAEFMDMLTNSYALDLSKYSVNAPLHPFSEEGFTGTLPSYETGWLRLADALQKTKLNTDEADNDSTNDADTATLASSSDALSTQSLRLSGIQIARAFKDPLEYFSVQRLGVNLSQSFTLLENSEPFETNALLRYQVLDAIFSSAERIAPEKDDVTQLSYSEKVVTFASLRGDIPNNPVARDEVDMWKEGALALNQAMGPHDAEPKNAHFQGKYITFTSSALLGSDALVELCAGKIDAHRALGFFISQLVFSSSDEATSYSNYPLDIYSCTWEKGETILKKQRFPAYDRETAVRLLLFIEQLYMAVYTAPTPIHLSLFGTFMPGTRNSDTKPVVESVRPEMFNDIMRELLESADGTSETDKAILRQVQHAIDEMCPFTDKGNALASETTNEKHEKAKQAVDQAAALFNTIELQRALTDWQQSSGQFSADMASNPYLHWLFPQGVSWNDVPYLSAFVLLAMVNNASQEEKL, encoded by the coding sequence TTGCTTGCGCTATATCCCTCTAATAAATTAGAACACTTAAGTTTTCTTCTCACCACGCTTTTACGTCAGCAGCCCATGGGCGTATTTACGCCAGAAACCATCTTGGTTGAAAGCCCGGGAATGCAGCACTGGGTTAGCATGCAGCTTGCCACAGAACACGGCGTGGCAATGAATATTGATTACCCTTTACCAGTGCGCTTTATGTGGAATACAGCACGCACTGTACTAGGACAAGACAAAGTACCCAAGCAATCTCCATATCGTCGTGAAGTACTGACATGGCGTATCGACAATATTCTCCAAGATGGCTCGCTGATGAGTGCAGAAGCCTTCGAGCAAGTTAACCGATATTGGCAGAATGCGGGAAGTGAACAAGAGCAAGGGTTACAGCGCCTTCAGCTTGCTACCGCTCTGGCCGACGTGTACGAGCAATACTTACTGTACCGCCCAGACTGGTTGTTTAAATGGGAAGCGAACGAACGCGCTGTATTCGATGACATGGAGATATGGCAAAGCGAAATTTGGCGCATATTGGTCAAAGAGCAGCCTTTGCACCCTGCACGTTTGCATCAAATGACCTTAGGGGCGTTAGAAGCTGGTCATTTACCAACTGATCCATCAACTAAGTTGCCTACTCGTGTCATAGTGTTTGCCATTAACACTATGGCCCCACAGCTTATCGCGTTTTTTGACGCCCTCGCGCAGCACATTGATATTCATATATTTCATTTAAATCCTAGCGTTAATTATTGGGGTGAAGCGAAAAGCAGTAGCGAACAGGCGAAATTATTACGTTTAGAAGGGCTCAAAAAATGGATGGAAGAAGATCAGTCGAACCCGCTGCTTGGAAACTTAGGTAAACAGGGTAGAGAGCTATTCAACTTACTCACTGAACTGGATACCTTTGAGATTAGTGCGTTTGATTCACCTGATTTTGAAGAAACAAACGAAAACGCTGACAGCGACAATGATCGTGGTCTACTCGAGTATATTCACAACGATATCTTGCAAGCCGCTCAACCTAAACCACTTACTCGCGCTTTGAGAGAAAAAGACGATAGCGTTACTATCATGTGCACCCATTCTGCACTTCGCGAAGTGCAGGTATTACACGACCACTTGTTGCACTGGTTATCTCAAGATAAAACCCGCACCCCATCAGATATTCTTGTGATGTGTCCCGCCATCGAAAACTACGCCCCGTTTGTTGATGCCGTATTTCACAGGGTAGGCACTAAGGCTTTGGCTGGCAGGGGACAGGTCAGGCTTCCTTGTACCATTGCCGATAGAAGCCCAATGGATGCAGAGCCGTTAATTGCGGCGTTTATGGCGTTGTTACAGTTGCCCGATAGCCGTTTTGGCGTGTCGGATATTATGGATTATCTGCAGCTAGATTCAGTGCAAAAGCGTTTCTCAGTATCCCAAGATGATATAGAGCAAATGGTGGTTTGGCTAAAACAAGCCCATATTCATTGGGGGCTTAATAGCGCCCATAAAACGGCTGTTTCAGAAGGCGTTGATCTAGACGACACTTACAGCTGGTGGTGGGGAATACGCCGATTACTTATGGGTATGCTTGCGCCAGATAGTGAAGTCATTGTGAGTGACTTACTCACTATTCCCGACGTTGAAGGACAAAGTGCGCTTACGCTAGGCAAGCTTATCGACGTTGTGGCGCTGTTGGGTGAGTTTGCCCAAGTATTAACAGCCCCAAGGACGGCAGCGCAGTGGTCTAAAGCCTTGATATCGCTTAGAGATGCGTGTTTTATGCCGATAAAAGAGCAGCAGCAAAGCTGGGATCTTATTGCCAAAGTTGCTGCCGATCTTGCTGCACGATGCGAAGAGGCAGGTTATGAACACGAACTCACCCTTCGTCAGGTTCGCGACCTGCTACTCAATCGATTCTCGTCGCCAGATGCCGGTAACCACTTTATGACCGGTCAGGTTACGGTGTGTTCTATGCTGCCCATGCGAAGCATTCCGTTTAAAAAAGTGTGCATTTTGGGGCTGAACGACAGTGAATTCCCCAGAAAATCAAGCCCGCTGGGTCTCGATTTAATGGCAGGTGCTGGCCGCCAAATTGGTGACCGCTCACGACGTTTGGAAGACAGGTATTTATTCCTAGAAGCCATTATTTCCACCAGAGACAGCTTATATTTAAGTTACCAAGGGAACGACGTTACCAATAATAGTGAGCGACAACCCAGTCTAGTATTGGCTGAGTTCATGGATATGTTAACAAACAGCTACGCACTGGATTTATCAAAGTACAGCGTTAACGCGCCGCTACACCCGTTCAGTGAAGAAGGCTTTACGGGAACCTTGCCGAGCTACGAGACAGGCTGGCTACGGTTAGCTGACGCGTTACAAAAAACGAAATTAAATACCGATGAAGCAGATAATGACTCTACCAATGATGCGGATACGGCAACGTTAGCGTCATCATCTGACGCACTATCAACGCAATCGCTTCGTCTATCAGGTATTCAAATTGCGAGAGCTTTTAAAGATCCGCTGGAGTATTTCTCTGTCCAACGGCTGGGCGTAAATCTGTCTCAATCGTTTACGCTACTTGAAAATAGCGAGCCGTTTGAAACCAATGCACTGCTGCGTTACCAGGTGCTCGACGCTATCTTTTCATCTGCGGAGCGCATTGCGCCAGAGAAAGATGATGTTACCCAGCTTTCCTATAGTGAAAAAGTGGTCACGTTTGCGTCGCTTAGAGGGGATATTCCCAATAACCCTGTTGCCAGAGATGAAGTTGACATGTGGAAAGAAGGGGCGTTGGCATTAAATCAGGCCATGGGCCCTCATGACGCGGAGCCTAAAAACGCGCACTTTCAAGGCAAATACATCACCTTTACTTCATCGGCTTTATTAGGCAGTGACGCGCTAGTCGAGCTATGTGCTGGCAAAATTGACGCACACCGCGCCTTGGGTTTCTTCATCTCCCAATTAGTTTTTTCAAGTAGCGATGAGGCAACCAGCTACAGCAACTATCCGCTAGATATCTATTCGTGCACTTGGGAAAAAGGTGAAACCATTTTGAAAAAGCAGCGCTTCCCCGCTTATGACAGGGAAACTGCTGTGCGATTACTTTTATTTATTGAACAGCTTTATATGGCAGTTTATACAGCGCCGACACCTATTCATTTAAGTTTGTTCGGTACGTTTATGCCCGGAACCAGAAATTCAGACACCAAGCCTGTAGTGGAAAGCGTAAGACCTGAGATGTTTAACGACATCATGCGTGAGCTGCTAGAGAGTGCGGACGGGACTAGTGAAACCGACAAAGCGATACTTCGCCAAGTTCAACATGCAATTGACGAGATGTGCCCGTTCACTGATAAAGGCAACGCTTTAGCTAGCGAAACGACAAATGAAAAACATGAAAAAGCGAAACAGGCGGTGGATCAAGCCGCAGCACTTTTTAACACGATAGAGTTACAGCGAGCATTAACCGACTGGCAGCAAAGTAGCGGGCAGTTCAGCGCCGATATGGCAAGCAACCCTTACTTACATTGGTTGTTTCCTCAGGGCGTGAGTTGGAACGATGTGCCGTATTTAAGTGCTTTTGTGCTGCTCGCCATGGTCAACAATGCGTCTCAGGAGGAGAAGCTATGA
- a CDS encoding dUTP diphosphatase, whose protein sequence is MLTAQQLATMLSLQDKMNAKVNPDWLNAGYGYLRAAMVESVEAIEHHGWKWWKAQQKDLPQLQMELVDIWHFALSACIIEYKGNIDESAKSIASELASGNTLVTFDSKDYDASNQSLLDNLELMTGLCAAKRFSVPLFMFIVSQCEMSADELYRQYVGKNVLNFFRQDNGYKEGTYVKVWEGREDNEHLVEVMDSLDLTKPEFSDLVYEGLRSRYPA, encoded by the coding sequence ATGTTAACCGCGCAACAACTCGCCACTATGCTTTCTCTTCAAGACAAAATGAACGCCAAAGTAAACCCAGACTGGCTAAATGCTGGTTACGGATACTTACGTGCAGCAATGGTTGAGTCTGTTGAAGCCATTGAACATCACGGCTGGAAATGGTGGAAAGCGCAGCAGAAAGACTTGCCTCAACTTCAGATGGAATTAGTAGATATTTGGCACTTCGCGCTAAGTGCCTGCATCATCGAGTACAAAGGTAATATTGATGAGTCTGCGAAAAGTATTGCTTCTGAACTGGCAAGTGGCAACACCCTGGTGACTTTTGATAGCAAGGATTATGACGCGTCAAATCAGTCGCTTCTTGATAACTTAGAATTAATGACAGGCCTTTGCGCCGCCAAACGCTTTAGCGTTCCACTATTCATGTTTATCGTAAGTCAGTGTGAAATGTCAGCTGACGAACTATACCGACAGTACGTAGGTAAAAATGTTCTCAATTTCTTCCGCCAAGATAACGGCTATAAAGAAGGCACTTACGTAAAAGTGTGGGAAGGTCGTGAAGACAACGAGCACCTGGTAGAAGTAATGGATTCCCTAGATTTAACTAAGCCTGAGTTTAGCGACTTGGTCTATGAAGGCTTACGCTCTCGTTACCCGGCCTAA
- a CDS encoding EAL domain-containing protein, translated as MCRYFFYSLLFLFLYQGSLAFGSPRISNPVFQSLSTKNGLPQDIVTDIELGADGFVWIATEEGMVRWDGVRAKPISGPDGAFTGAFVNKITLQGNEALWFSVYGRGVYQLNLSTQEVMQLPSTTYRNFDDYIQHGIDFHWYRDTQLLIALSEEVQLYDITTKDLQTVLTLSDEDLKNGTSIRAVMTIDNVLVIATTNGVYAKSLLEPLSEHRKINYLGNVPANSDNTNAKSLLLDNNDRVWISTVKGAFVTDKKGFFSAFDDKASNQFKPLITDQNVWKVVQRDDNAFWLGTNKGLYLLTEKKDGWESEYILAPHNGFTELADKKIADIEKDEAGNLWLSSEYAGALYFGVKSADIFLIQNERFTDKKALTTHVVWSFEESPEGKLWIGTSNGLNHYDLNTKSSNTFLYIEDGAAYPGEGAIDYIYAMPDGNLLLSTYEGIRVFNPKKEEVSLPTVSNDVPVNPFEQYNFGLSVSADEKLYFVGETDFYVYDMSTKHINTLNLDRRVFDVHFAVSFLGTSSYHNNRIFLATEGGLWLIDPSSMKHQLVYRFSELQRARERSISSWVIDDLGVLWLAHNGFGLIGVDADTFEPLYNLNDTNILLSNIVYGLQKDENGNIWFSSHKGLHKYSPSLGTIKNFVYGRELSVSEFNQGAALKLADGRLVYGSTSGAVVFSAAQLEANEAVSVLLSKQTAITAISTDNRVLNQPLGNLNGLHFDLEHEDYGLTIEFSSLTMSGMGRVKYYFKLLRGTKVVTEGLTEDAKITLANLEPGDYVFSVTPTPGSFNFTTIPAEISLSMPYAPWRSPLAYTLYACFISALFIAYLMSRRKQMDRLQQAQQQVILFSDAFRQTRDWVLIFDKDKQLVAANPTFEQVFGFNSKEPLPKQLERLYLKYPSLNRHLSSKLPTMQGGDFWKDEAVIDGADGKRYDVLIDITAVSGESALPEHYLIVISDISEQKSAERKLLKIATYDSLTGLVNRTLLLDRLEHAIGLARHNEHRVAVMFVDLDRFKGINDSLGHDYGDKLLRIVANRMRNLVAEAGTVARLGGDEFVIVIEEVTSDDDLSSFVAQIIEAVETPISLSEEVLRVSCSIGVAFYPEDASEPAELIKQADVAMYTAKKDALSGFTYFTADMNERAKSRLKLENKVKRAFSSNCFFNHYQPIIDARTGKTVGVELLLRGKLDEEPLYPDQFIPILEELKYIIEVTRIAMRNAAIDLSEWYSDGFEGYISINLSALHFKTEFDLNGVLSLLEEFALPKTAFRFEITEGVLMDDSDNALRQIKRFVEEGFVLALDDFGTGYSSLSYLRRYPLAVLKIDKSFVNEMMPGNANEALVATTISLADSLKMTCIAEGVETADQVEALKEKGCFFHQGYFYAKPSDANDIKPLLFKNW; from the coding sequence ATGTGTCGTTATTTCTTCTACAGCTTGTTGTTCTTGTTTCTTTACCAAGGTTCCTTGGCTTTTGGGTCGCCGCGTATATCAAACCCTGTCTTCCAATCTTTATCTACGAAAAACGGCCTACCTCAGGATATTGTAACGGATATTGAGCTCGGTGCAGATGGGTTTGTATGGATTGCGACAGAAGAGGGTATGGTCAGATGGGATGGCGTAAGAGCGAAACCTATATCCGGTCCAGACGGTGCTTTTACCGGTGCTTTTGTTAATAAAATAACGCTTCAGGGCAATGAAGCCTTATGGTTTAGTGTGTACGGAAGAGGCGTATATCAATTAAATCTATCAACTCAAGAGGTAATGCAATTACCGTCCACAACCTATCGAAATTTTGATGACTATATTCAACATGGAATAGATTTTCATTGGTACCGCGACACCCAACTTTTAATAGCGCTCTCTGAAGAAGTTCAACTTTACGACATCACAACAAAAGACCTACAAACTGTACTGACCCTTTCTGATGAAGATTTAAAAAATGGAACATCAATTCGGGCAGTAATGACGATAGACAATGTATTAGTCATCGCTACTACTAATGGTGTTTATGCTAAATCGCTCTTAGAGCCGTTGAGTGAACACAGAAAAATAAATTACCTGGGTAACGTACCTGCGAATTCCGATAACACGAACGCAAAATCCTTACTTTTAGATAACAACGACCGGGTGTGGATTTCAACGGTGAAAGGTGCATTTGTCACTGACAAAAAGGGTTTTTTCTCTGCGTTTGATGATAAAGCCTCAAACCAATTTAAACCGCTTATTACTGACCAGAATGTTTGGAAAGTTGTCCAACGAGATGATAACGCTTTTTGGTTGGGCACGAATAAAGGGTTATACCTTCTCACTGAAAAAAAAGACGGATGGGAAAGTGAGTACATTTTGGCTCCACACAATGGATTTACAGAGTTAGCAGACAAAAAAATTGCAGATATTGAAAAAGACGAGGCGGGTAACTTGTGGCTGAGTTCAGAATATGCTGGTGCACTCTATTTTGGCGTTAAGAGCGCGGATATTTTTCTAATCCAAAATGAAAGATTTACTGACAAAAAAGCCCTAACTACTCATGTAGTGTGGTCTTTTGAAGAGTCTCCGGAAGGTAAGCTTTGGATTGGAACAAGCAATGGCCTAAATCATTACGATCTTAACACTAAGTCTTCAAACACTTTTCTTTATATTGAGGATGGCGCTGCTTACCCAGGTGAGGGCGCCATCGATTACATTTATGCCATGCCAGACGGCAATCTATTATTAAGTACGTATGAGGGAATTCGCGTATTTAACCCCAAGAAAGAAGAAGTATCATTACCAACGGTGAGTAATGATGTGCCGGTCAATCCCTTCGAACAATATAATTTCGGTTTGTCTGTTAGCGCAGACGAAAAGCTTTATTTTGTCGGAGAGACTGATTTTTATGTTTACGACATGAGTACGAAGCACATCAATACACTCAATCTAGACCGTCGTGTATTTGACGTGCACTTTGCAGTGAGCTTTCTAGGTACATCTAGTTACCATAACAATCGGATATTCTTGGCAACTGAGGGCGGGCTTTGGTTAATAGATCCTTCCTCTATGAAGCATCAATTAGTGTACCGATTTTCAGAATTGCAGCGCGCGCGCGAGCGCTCGATTTCTTCATGGGTGATAGATGATCTTGGCGTGCTTTGGCTCGCTCACAACGGTTTTGGATTGATTGGTGTGGATGCTGATACGTTTGAACCACTCTATAACTTAAACGATACCAACATTTTACTTTCAAATATCGTCTATGGGCTTCAGAAAGATGAAAATGGCAACATCTGGTTTAGCTCTCACAAAGGGTTGCATAAATATTCACCCTCGTTAGGCACTATTAAGAATTTTGTTTATGGTAGAGAGCTCAGTGTTTCTGAGTTTAATCAAGGCGCAGCGTTAAAGCTTGCAGACGGCCGTCTTGTCTACGGTTCGACGAGTGGGGCTGTTGTGTTTTCAGCCGCACAGTTAGAGGCGAACGAGGCCGTTTCTGTGCTGCTTAGCAAACAGACTGCGATCACTGCGATATCGACGGACAATAGGGTGCTAAATCAACCCTTAGGTAACCTCAACGGATTGCACTTTGACCTAGAGCACGAAGACTATGGTTTGACGATTGAGTTTTCGTCTTTAACTATGTCAGGTATGGGAAGAGTGAAGTACTATTTTAAATTGCTGAGGGGCACCAAAGTTGTCACCGAAGGATTAACAGAAGACGCTAAGATAACGCTCGCCAATTTAGAGCCGGGTGATTACGTATTTTCTGTTACTCCAACACCAGGCAGTTTTAATTTCACAACAATACCGGCCGAAATTTCTCTGTCTATGCCTTATGCACCTTGGCGCTCTCCTTTAGCGTATACGTTGTATGCCTGCTTCATCAGTGCCTTATTCATTGCTTATCTCATGTCACGGCGAAAACAAATGGACCGCTTGCAACAAGCACAGCAGCAAGTCATTTTGTTCAGCGATGCCTTCAGGCAAACCAGAGATTGGGTTTTAATTTTTGATAAAGATAAACAACTTGTAGCTGCAAACCCTACATTTGAGCAGGTTTTCGGCTTTAACAGTAAAGAGCCATTACCAAAACAACTCGAGCGACTCTATTTAAAGTATCCAAGCTTAAACAGGCATTTATCTAGCAAGTTACCTACTATGCAAGGCGGTGACTTTTGGAAAGATGAAGCAGTGATTGATGGTGCGGATGGCAAACGTTACGATGTCTTAATCGACATAACTGCCGTCAGCGGCGAATCTGCGCTTCCAGAGCATTACTTAATTGTCATATCCGACATATCTGAGCAGAAAAGCGCCGAACGTAAGCTGCTTAAGATTGCGACTTATGACAGCTTAACAGGCTTGGTAAACCGAACTCTGCTTTTAGATCGACTAGAGCATGCAATAGGCTTAGCAAGGCATAACGAACATCGCGTGGCGGTTATGTTTGTTGACCTAGATAGGTTCAAGGGAATCAACGACAGTCTAGGACATGACTACGGCGATAAACTGTTGCGCATCGTTGCGAATAGAATGCGTAATCTGGTAGCTGAAGCCGGTACCGTGGCGCGTTTGGGCGGTGATGAATTTGTTATAGTCATCGAGGAAGTTACGAGCGATGACGATCTCAGTTCGTTTGTAGCGCAGATTATTGAAGCTGTAGAAACGCCCATTTCTTTGTCAGAGGAAGTACTTCGTGTTTCGTGCTCTATCGGTGTCGCGTTTTATCCCGAAGATGCCTCAGAACCTGCAGAGCTTATTAAACAGGCTGATGTAGCGATGTACACAGCTAAAAAAGATGCGTTAAGTGGCTTTACCTATTTCACCGCCGACATGAATGAGCGCGCAAAATCCCGACTGAAGCTTGAGAACAAAGTTAAGCGTGCATTTTCGAGCAATTGTTTCTTCAACCACTATCAGCCAATTATTGATGCTCGTACTGGAAAAACGGTGGGCGTGGAGTTGTTGCTCAGAGGAAAGCTAGACGAAGAGCCCCTTTATCCAGATCAGTTTATCCCGATTTTAGAAGAGCTTAAGTACATTATTGAGGTTACACGCATTGCTATGCGCAATGCCGCCATAGACTTGAGTGAATGGTACTCAGATGGTTTTGAGGGGTACATTTCAATCAACTTGTCAGCATTGCATTTTAAAACCGAGTTTGACTTAAACGGTGTGCTATCGCTGTTGGAAGAATTCGCTTTACCTAAAACGGCGTTTCGATTTGAGATTACGGAAGGTGTTTTGATGGACGACAGTGATAATGCACTTCGCCAAATTAAACGCTTTGTAGAGGAAGGATTCGTATTGGCACTGGATGACTTTGGTACTGGTTATTCGTCATTGAGTTATTTGCGCCGATATCCATTAGCTGTGCTGAAAATTGACAAAAGTTTCGTTAATGAAATGATGCCCGGGAATGCTAATGAAGCGCTGGTCGCAACCACGATAAGTTTGGCGGATAGTCTAAAAATGACGTGTATTGCAGAAGGTGTAGAGACGGCTGACCAAGTTGAAGCGTTAAAAGAAAAAGGATGCTTTTTTCATCAGGGGTATTTTTACGCAAAACCGTCTGATGCAAATGATATTAAACCCTTACTGTTTAAAAATTGGTAG
- a CDS encoding AMP-binding protein, translating to MPLDMTANANTTEVITSPLSMLYHWEKSRGDDVFLTQPINGEFHDYTWAQVAVMARKVAARLLEMDLPAGSRIGIFSKNCAEWFISDLGIMMAGHVSVPIFSTAGPDTVQYVLKHADVKLLFVGKLDNTAEQVASIPTEYMTVAFPYPNIATKQQWDSFIDIAPIPDSPVPDMDSMMTIIYTSGSTGQPKGVVHSFNTACWAARRSLDQLGINENDRTMSYLPLAHITERVLVELSSYYSGCKVHFVEDLATFQRDVGHCQPTLFISVPRLWTKFQMGVLAKMPQKKLDTLLKIPILNKIVAKKIRNGLGINNARLWASGSAPLAPAVIEWFAKIGIYISEGWGMTENSAYGTGSVPFRHDKIGCIGKPYDGVDIRTSEEGEIQVKSPCNMLEYYLEPEKTAEVFTEDGYLRTGDKGVIDADGYVKITGRLKDIFKTAKGKYVTPAPIEAKFMENPIVEQVCVTGTNLPQPVALLVLSEEAQKKDKAGIEASLKKTFEAINAKLESHQVMDRVVIMKNEWSIENDLLTPTLKVKRHVLEDRFVDIIQGSYSDKLVWVDA from the coding sequence ATGCCGCTAGACATGACAGCAAACGCAAATACTACGGAAGTAATAACATCGCCATTGAGTATGTTATACCACTGGGAAAAAAGCCGTGGGGACGACGTATTTCTTACTCAACCTATAAATGGTGAATTTCACGATTACACATGGGCGCAAGTTGCGGTCATGGCACGCAAAGTAGCGGCCCGTCTGCTTGAGATGGATTTACCCGCTGGCAGTCGAATAGGTATCTTTTCAAAAAACTGTGCAGAGTGGTTCATCAGCGACCTTGGTATCATGATGGCAGGGCATGTTTCGGTTCCCATTTTCTCAACAGCGGGACCGGATACAGTACAGTATGTACTTAAACATGCAGACGTAAAATTATTGTTCGTAGGAAAGTTAGACAACACGGCAGAGCAAGTGGCGTCTATACCCACGGAATATATGACGGTTGCCTTTCCCTACCCAAATATCGCTACTAAGCAACAGTGGGATTCGTTTATTGATATTGCGCCTATTCCTGATTCACCGGTTCCAGATATGGATAGTATGATGACTATCATTTATACCTCTGGCAGTACGGGGCAACCAAAGGGAGTGGTGCACAGCTTTAATACGGCCTGCTGGGCTGCTCGTCGTTCGCTTGATCAGCTTGGCATAAACGAGAACGATCGGACAATGAGCTATTTGCCTTTGGCACATATCACTGAGCGAGTTTTGGTAGAATTATCGAGCTACTACAGTGGCTGTAAAGTACATTTTGTAGAGGACCTTGCAACTTTTCAAAGAGATGTGGGTCATTGCCAGCCTACTTTGTTTATCTCTGTTCCGCGTCTATGGACCAAGTTCCAAATGGGGGTGCTAGCGAAAATGCCCCAGAAGAAACTCGATACCTTGCTCAAGATCCCTATTTTAAACAAAATAGTTGCGAAGAAAATACGCAACGGCCTAGGCATTAATAACGCGCGTTTGTGGGCAAGCGGTTCAGCGCCCCTTGCGCCAGCAGTTATTGAATGGTTCGCAAAAATCGGCATCTACATTTCTGAAGGATGGGGAATGACCGAGAACAGTGCTTATGGCACCGGCAGTGTACCTTTCCGTCATGATAAAATTGGTTGTATTGGTAAGCCTTACGACGGTGTAGACATTCGTACTTCAGAGGAAGGCGAAATTCAGGTGAAATCGCCGTGCAATATGCTGGAATACTACCTAGAGCCAGAAAAAACCGCAGAGGTCTTTACTGAAGACGGCTACCTGCGCACAGGTGACAAAGGCGTAATTGATGCAGATGGCTACGTTAAAATAACGGGGCGTTTGAAAGATATCTTTAAGACTGCGAAAGGTAAGTACGTTACGCCTGCGCCGATTGAAGCAAAATTCATGGAAAACCCTATAGTTGAGCAAGTCTGCGTAACGGGAACTAATTTGCCTCAGCCAGTGGCTTTACTCGTGCTCAGTGAAGAAGCGCAGAAAAAAGACAAAGCAGGCATTGAAGCAAGCCTTAAGAAAACATTCGAAGCTATCAACGCAAAACTGGAAAGCCATCAAGTTATGGATCGCGTTGTCATTATGAAAAACGAATGGAGCATTGAAAACGACTTGCTGACTCCGACGCTCAAAGTAAAACGTCATGTTTTAGAAGACCGCTTTGTAGATATCATTCAAGGTAGCTATAGCGACAAATTAGTTTGGGTTGACGCTTAA